From Coregonus clupeaformis isolate EN_2021a chromosome 2, ASM2061545v1, whole genome shotgun sequence:
tcactggatcaatctaaaactttgcacacacactgctgccatctagtgaccaaaatctacattgcgcctaaactgcaatattatattgtggcctttctcttgcatttcaaagatgatggaacaaaatagaaaatgcatgtttttttgtttgtattatcttttaccagatctaatgtgttatattctcctacattaatttcacattttcacaaacttgtgtttcctttcaaatggcatcaagaatatgcatatccttgcttcaggtcctgagctacagtcaGTTAGATTTgggatgtcattttaggcaaaaattggaaaaaaaggactaaaaacggttaaatccccgtggattgatgaggaattgaaaaattgtatggttgagagggatggggcaaaaggaatggcaagtaagtctggctgcacaaccgattggcaaatgtactgcaaatGGAGAAATcatatgactaaactgaataaaatgaAAAAGAAattacactatgaaacaaagataaatgacaaagaatgatagtaaaaagctttggagcaccttaaatgaaattttgggcaaaaaggcaaactcagctcgaTCATTCATtgactcattcatcacaaaacccactgatattggcaactattttaatgattttttttattgccaagattagcaaatttaggcatgacatgccagcaacgaacgctgacactacacgtccaagtatatctgaccaaattatgaaagacaatcaTTGTAATTTTGatttccgtaaagtgagtgtggaagaggtgaaaaaattattgttgtctatcaacaatgacaagccactggggctgacaacttggatggaaaattactgaggataatagcatatgatattgccactcctatttgccatatcttcaatataagcctactagaaagtgtgtgccctcaggcctggagggaagcaaaaatcATTACGCTACCTAAGaacagtaaagccccctttattggctcaaatagccgaccaatcagcctgttaccaacccttagtaaagtcttggaaaaaattgtgtttgaccagatacaatgcaattttacagtaaacaaattgacaacagactttcagcacgcttatagggaaggacattaaaCAAGCACAggacttacacaaatgactgatgattggctgagagaaattgatgataaaaagattgtggggactGTTTatttagacttcagtgcggcttttgacattatcgatcatagtctgctgctggaaaaactgaTGTGTTCTGGCTTTACACCccatgctatattgtggatagagagttacctgtctaacaggacacagagggtgttctttaatggaagcctctccaacataatccaggtagaatcaggaattccccagggcagctgtctaggccccttacttttttcaatctttactaacgacatgccactggctttgagtaaagccagtgtgtctatgtatgcggatgactcaacactatacatgtcagctactacagcaactgaaatgactgtaacacttaacaaagagctgcagttagtttcagaatgggtggcaaggaataagttagtcctaaatatttctaaaactaaaagcattgtatttgggacaaatcattcactaaaccctaaacctcaactaaatcttgtaataaataatgtggaaatcgagcaagttgaggtgactaaactgcttggagtaaccctggattgtaaactgtcatggtcaaaacatattgatacaacagtagctaagatggggagaagtctgtccataataaagtgcacctctgcctttttaacagcactatcaacaaggcaggtcctacaggccctagttttgtcgcacctggactactgttcagtcgtgtggtcatgcgccacaaagagggacttaggaaaattgaaattggctcagaacagggcagcaaggctggcccttggatgtacacagagagctaacattaataatatgcacgTCAATCTCTCCTgcctcaaagtggaggagagattgacttcatcactacttgtatttgtgagaggtattgacatgttgaatgcaccgagctgtctgtttgaactactggcacacagctcggacacccatgcataccccacaagacatgccactagaggtctcttcacagtccccaagtccagaacagactatgggaggcgcacagtactgcatagagccatgagtacatggaactctattccacatcaagtaactcatgcaagcagtaaaatttgatttaaaaaacagataaaaatacaccttatggaacagcagggactgtgaagcaacacaaacataggcacagacacatgcatacaaacacgcGATAATATACgcactatatacacacatacactactgttcaaaagtttggggtcacttcgaaatgtccttgttttaattagccttttaaaatgataaacttggattagcaaacacaacgtgccattggaacacaggactgatggttgctgataatgggcctctgtacgcctatgtagatattccattaaaaatcagccgtttccagctacaatagccatttacaacattaacaatgtctacactgtatttctgatcaatttgatgttattttaatggacaaaaaaatgcttttctttcgaaaacaaggacatttctccaaacttttgaatggtagtgtacattttgtattgtagacatgtggtacagtagtagagtaggggcctgagggcacacacttaatgtgttgtgaaatctgttgtgaatgtattgtaatgttttttaaattgtataactgccttaattttgttggaccccaggatccataataaatacaaatacactggGGATAGAGAATAATCAATAGTCTTGCTATGGATACTGGAtaatctgactaacacacacacacctgtttgacCTCGTTGAGTCAATTCAGGTAGCTTTCAAAGTCCTGCATTTGTGTTAACCATGGCAGCCAGCATTGTCAATACAAATATGTGGAGAATGATAATCAACCTCTGGATCCTTTCCCATTCATGTATTTTTCATGTCAGCCAGGCCCACCTTTTAAAAGAAACAACATTTAATTCAATCTCTAGTTGAGTAAAATAAGTAGTTTTGTTCTGTTCACTAGACAATCCAGAAAAGTATGGTAAACAGCGCCAATTTCAAGCAGAAAACAGAATGTTATATTCTCAACCAGGCCCATCTTTTCAAAAAGACAATTTAATGATATatctcatcaaatcaaatcaaattttatttgtcacatacacgtgtttagcagatgttattgcgggtgtagcgaaatgcttgtgcttctagctctgacagtgcagtaatatctaacaagtaatatctaacaatttcacaacatatacccaattcacacaaatctaagtaagaaattgaatttaagaatatttacatatatggacaagcaatgacaaagatacagtagaatagtatagaatacagtatatacatatgagatgagtaatggaAGATATCTAAACATTATTCaaatgactagtgttccatttcttaaagtgaccagtgatttcaataggcagcagcagcctctaatgtgctagtgatggctatttaacggtctgatggccttgaaatataagctgtttttcattctctcggtcccaactttgatgcacctgtactgacctcgccttctggataatagcggggtgaacaggcagtggcccgggtggttgatgtccttgattatctttttggcctcgACCGGGTGCTgttggtgtcctggagggcgggtagtttgccctcTATTTGAGCAAAATTAGTAGTTTTGTTGTGATCACATGAAAATCCTAACAATTCAGGTAAAGTCAGGCAGAAAAATCTGAATGTGCTATCATAAAGTGAGAACAATTATTTTCCCTGGCTGATATGGCTTCTACTTAGAAATACTATAACAGTAAATTAACAGATGACATTCACTGCTATAAACCTGTCTCCAATATAACCGCATAGTTTACACAGACCCACCGCGGACCTTTGACAAATAAATATTCGTGTGAAAAGGCGTCCCATGGTCTGTTTTGTCAATGAACTCAATGTATTCCAAAAACTTGTGATAACCAGATGATCTCAATAATTTAGGTAGCCAAGTAAACGATGCCCCTCTGGTATTTTATATTGTGAACTGTCTGGGACTCGTTCTTGTTTCGCTGTTTACTACTGAAATATATTTTACTTAAGTCAAAGACGAAATTAAATGCAATACACTGGTCTCAACTTGGCTTCACAGAACCATGTAAAATGAGAGGCTTTTTATTGTATTAAAACGTGTCCCCGTCCAACGTACCcagctcttcttcttcttcttcttcttcttcttctttgtgactggcctcacactccagtacagtagatggCGGTGTGTGCACTTTAAAAGTTGGATGCGATCCGCCAACCCAACCCCAAAGAAGTAGAAGAAGCGTTTCCGTTGTATTTGGTTAGCAGGCTGCAGGAGACGGGATGTTGTCtttcaaaaagtgattgaaaagGTGTGTACCGTTTTAAAACTGGGTTATTTATAATTGCATACATCTAGCTATCACCAGTCACTCACCCAAATGTTGAATGTTTTTGTAAATGTTAGGTAAAGGTAAAGCTGACTCAGGTTGTAAGCCTTTCTTACAAGGTGCTAGAGTTTGCATAGAGCGTGTTAgcattactagctagctaagttagctggcTTTGCTAGACAGTTGTCTATTCTTTGTTCGCTAGCTAGTTTTAATTCTAGTTAGCGCATGTTTTCATTATCCACTGCGTTTGTGATAACCAGATACTTTAGCAAGTTGTTTAGATACGTCATGCTTAATAACCCGTGTTAAGGACCATGTTCTCGAGATAAGCCTGCGCTTGATGAGCTGCCCTGCTCAGACCAAGCAAATAGGCAAGTTAAGttcattagctaactagctagctaaccaacagtTTTTGTTATCACAGCAGCTTAACCACACCACAATGGGTTAGTTATTAAATGTTTATGGCTAAACGTAGCTAGCTATCAAAACTCACGTTTTATTTCTCTAAGCAGAGAAGCACAGAGACTGAGATGGGTTGTGGCTTTGTTTGGTTTTATTATCTAGCTAATAGGTTTCAGATTGTCAACAAAAATTTACTAAATATTGTAAAGGCTCATGCCTGGTGTGTTGTGTTCAGAATGGCATGTGTTGTGTTCAGACCGGTGTGTGTTGTGGTTATCAGATGTGTCTGCTTGTTTTGTAACGTCATTGGTTTATTTTATTTCCCCAGATTATTGTTAAATTGGTCTCAAGAGCTTGAGTTGGAACAGAAGTGGATTTGTAAGCGTGTACTATAGCTAAGTGACATTTGGCCGATTTCACCCACACCTTCCCTGTCACGAAATGAGCAGTACAGTAAGTCCTCACCTTTACACCCCTCTCATTTTTTTATGCACTTGGCAAATGTCAATTCTGCTGAGCACatacttgaacattgtgaaaattctgtgcaacttccagcgtgtgtttactgtgaacactgacgctgtacctgctttaagttagttttaacagtggccaagtaggctactgtggctatttgatcacaATGTGgccctaccagagtggcctaccataaaaaaacaatggagaaaattcatcccataacattttaacatggaaatagctgttctatcattcagcctacggTAGCAGCCAATGTGTAGTGTTcgttgtaggcctacattcctaCCACAGCCATGTGATAACCCGCCAAAACCTTCAGTTTTATTTTCATTTATGCTAAGGGCTCTGGTTACTAAGAATCAGTGCTTTGTCACAgacacagaggaagagaaggactGGAGCCCCCTCAAGTTCCAGACGCACAGCCAAGAGTAGCAGAGTCACCACCACTGTGCCACCTCGTGCAGCAGCCGCTGCTGAGACCATTGCTGTGCTGGAGAGCAGCAGGACTAGCAGTGAGTACCAATGGCTTTATGCCTTTCTCTCTGGTTGATTATGGATAGGTTTCTAACCCTTCTTTTGTCTGTGCAGGTGAGGAGGTGGTGGACTTGACATGTGAAGGTTCTGATCCAACTGTGGTTGACTTGACCAACAATGATTCTGTGGTGGTGAGTTTGGGAGCTCTCTTTATGCAAATAATGATGTATACATTAGCTGTTTTAAATGTATTGATAAGAATAAGCTTTTGTCACTGTTTAAAAACTGAAATGTTGACATTTTATGTTTCAATTTTCCtcttttccaccactgcatgaTTGCGAATGGGAGACCAGGTTTTCGATGAAGGTAATTCATTGTTTTCCTCAATCACAGCAATTATATTTAGATTAACTATATGTTTTGACCCTCAGGTAAGTATTCATCACTACATCAAACATGCATTTTTCTAACTGTGAGTTTGtctatctgctaaatggcatatatcagGGCTTCGGGGCAGACGTGGAGCTGGCGGTGAGAGTTACGTGCTGAGCAGTGATGAGGAGGGGGATACCAATGGAGGCCTCAGTGCTGACCTCCTATCCTCTCTACAGGCCAGCAGTAGTGCCAGGTACTAACTAACAACCTCTCTGACCATGCTAATCTCATCAGATGACATATAAAACTGTAAAATAAAGAATAGGGCACATTAAAGCATCAATCTCATCCATCCATTTATCCACTCATAATATTGGCATGTGACCACTGAAATCATGATCTTGAGTTGGGTCTCTTCTCTTCTACAGGTCTACCCCAGGTACAGTCAGCTGCCCAGTGTGTATGGATGCCTATGCTGAGGTAAGAGAAGCATACTTCATTGTGTGTAAAGGTTCTGTAATTGCTGTGTAGCAACCAGAATGTGAATTTGTCCGCACAACTAAGAGccctttctcctcttcctctagaTCATTGAAAGTGGGAGACTAGTGGTCTCCACAAAATGTGGTCACCTGTTCTGCAGTCAGTGCCTCCGCGACTCACTGTCGAGATCCCACACTTGCCCAACCTGCAGAAAGAAACTCACCCACAAGCAATACCACCCCATATACATCTGACACCAAACACCCATGAGATTCATCCACTGGTTTCACCCTCTCCAAACCTGTAACACTTTTAATCATACCTGACTATATCACTGCCCCCTACTGGACATAAGCATACCCTTTTCTTTCACATACACATCTGACCGATGTTTCTTCTACATGACTCACTCTTATGCCAGCACACATTCACCTACATTTTTTGACAGTTCTTCCACCTATTACTGCTGGTCATTCATTTCATAGTAATCAGATCGTTGTGGATCTCCATTACCAGTGACCACAACCAAGAAAATAACTAAGCTCAGAAGCTATATTCCCTTTGATCAGATACTGTTTGAATTAAATGCCacattttaaattgtattttcatTTAGCAACTGTTATCTTGCGCTTTTTATTTTGTAATATCTTAAGTCACATGTTGTGTTGATGGCAATCACATGTGAATGGCACTTaagttgcactatgcagaaatcgcgacaacatttcctggttgctagctcttaatagtttgcctaatttcagtttgtgacaaaataagctagtatagtgtagagaatcattgcaccatctaaaccgctgtgaaatatattttccataaccaaaaatattgtttcAGCTTTtttaagctggtgtacaaaactgaaagcaaaatacttaagaacgggaagcatagaaatagtgcatatagaacagatctactgcttcttagactttcaagtagaatgatagatctataacccacatttctatgtgaatttggtctggttgcccaaaaagttacatattgccactAATGACAATGAGGAGACTCTTAACTCAAGTAGAAATGTCTGATTTATTGCTGCTTAGTAGGTGGATGTCTGAATGGTGGGTGTTGCTTGAATTTGGACATCACCATTGTTGTAAATAAtgttgtgtatgtatgtgtggatAGATAAATAAAGGATCAGTTAATTTAAGGTTCAATAAAAATGTTGATTCAAAGTATTGTTTCAGGTGTCTTTGTGACAGAGACTGTGAGAAGGGACCCTAAGATAGGATAATACATTGTTGAGATATATATCATCGACTTAACACTTAATTTGTAacttttgaatattttttttaaatattttggaCTACCGGTTACTGTTGGCTGACTCATTTGTGGCATGCATTCCCTCAAATCTCCACTAAGGGTCAGTATCTTTTTGCACATGCTCTGTTGTCCAAGAATCCATAGGATAAACACAAAAGCATCCTACCAAGGTCATTAAGACATTTCACTTTATGTAATTAAACCATAGAAATAGCATAATGTCATTGAATTCTTACCCATTTTTGaacatgatttaaaaaatatatatgtatatacacagtgcatttggaaagtattcagaccccttgactttttccacattttgttacgttacagccttattctgaaattgattaaataaaacatttcctcatcaatctacacacaatgcctcataattcagaccctttgctatgagactagaaataccttatttgcataagtattcagaccctttactatgagaaattgagatcaggtgcatcctgtttccactgatcagccttgagatgtttctacaacttgattggagtccacctgtggtaaattcaattgaatggacatgatttggaaaggcacacacctgtctatataaggtctcacagttgacagtgcatgtcagagcaaaaaccaagccataaggtcaaaggaattgtccgtagagctccgagacaggattgtgtcgaggcacagatctggggaagggtactaaaaaatgtctgcagcattgaaggtcgcaaagaacacggtggcctccatcattcttgagtggaagaagtttggaaccaccaagactcttcccagagctggccacccggccaaactgagcaattgggggagaagggccttggtcagggaggtgaccaagaacctgatggtcactctgacagagctccagagttcctctgtggagatggaagaaccttccagaaggacaaccatctctgcagcactcaaacgatcaggcctttatggtagagtggccagacgaaagccacacatgacagcctgcttggagtttaccaaaaggtacctaaaggactcagaccatgagaaacaagattctctggtgtgatgaaaccaagattgaactctttggcctgaatgccaagcatcacgtctggaggaaacctggcaccatccctacggtgaagcatggtggtggcagcatcatgctgtggggatgattttcagcggcagagactgggagactattcaggatcgagggaaagattaacggagaaaagtacagagatatccttaatgaaaacctgctccagagcgctcaggacctcagactagggctaaggttcaccttccaacaggaccatgaccctaagcacacagccaagacaacgcaggagtggcttcaggacaagtctctgaatgtccttgagtggcccagccagaggccggacttgaaccagatcgaacgtctctggagagacctgaaaatagctgtgcagcgatgctccccatcaaaactgacagagcttgagaggatctgcagagaagaccacaaatacaggtgtgccaagcttttagcatcatacccaagaagactctaggctaggctgtaatcgctgccaaaggtgcttcatcaaagtactgagtaaagggtctgaatacttatgtaaatgcctgttttgctttgtcattatgggggggggggacaattttatccattttagattaaggctgtaacgtaacaaaatgtggaaaaagtcaaggggtctgcatactttccaaatgcactctaagcatgagggatatacagtatattataatatatattgaCAATATAACAGCTGCTCTATGTCAATGGATTCAACTGTTATTTGAGGGCAACTATTGAACTTGTCTGTGTGAAAATCCCCTTCAGTTGTTTTCTGTGCTTTAGAGTTTGAGAGCAAAGAAGCAAACATTGTTTTGACTACAAGTGCTTTCATTCAAGTAGGATCAATGATAATTGATATATTGGTGTCAAGGACAAGGTCCTCCTGTCCAGTGAGGTTCTCAACCTGGGTGTGATATTTGACAGTCCGCTCTTGTTTGAGGCCCACATGAAAAGTGTGACCAAACTTGGATTTTTCCATCTACGGAACATTGCCAGGTTACGAGCTATGTTGTCACAACCTACAGCTGAGCGACTCATCCACGCCTGTGTCTCGTTCTGCCTGGACTATTGTATAGCTCTGTTTGTTGGTGCATCTGCCAAGTGTCTAAACAGGCTACAATATGTCCAGAACTGTGCTGCACTTGTCCTCACCCACACCTTCCCCCGTGAGCACATCACTCCAGTGCTGTTCAACCTCCACTGGCTCCCCATATGCTCATGCATTGACTTTAAAATCCTGATTCACACCTACCAAGCTATCCAAAACTCTGGACCCAAGTACCTGTTTGACCTCATCCTACCATCCTGCACCCTTCGCTCCTCCAGGTCCATCTCCCTTCAGCATCCCCACAGCAGACTACAAACTATgggtgacagggctttcagttgtGCAGCTCCTCAGCTGTGGAACACACTTCCAGTCACTGTCAGTGCTGCAGAGTCACTGGCCTCGTTTAAGGAACAGCTAAAGACCTAGCTGTTCAGAAAAGCTTTCGAAGACCTCTGTTAATTCAGTTCTCCTGCCCACTGGATCTGACAACACCTGTatatacatttaagtcatttagcagacgctcttatccagagcgacttacagttagtgaatacatatattttttttttatactggccccccgtgggaatcgaacccacaaccctggcgttgcaaacgccatgctctatcaactgagctacatccctgccggccattccctcccctaccctggacgacgctgggccaattgtgcgccgcccatgagtctcccggtcgcggccggctgcgacagagcctggattcgaaccaggatctctagtggcacagttagcactgcgatgcggcgccttagaccactgcgccttgTTGTCTGCTTAATATATTCTGTGTTCTgaattgtttttattattatttgtattacatgttttattttctccagCGCCTTGGGTGTGAGAAGTGCTTGACAAATTAAATGAGTTACTATTAATGCAGGTTCCTCTCCTAATGTTCCTTCTCAGTGCATCGGTTGTGTTACTTGATAAATGTATTACGAAGCACATAGGGCCGATTTCCTGGACCCAGATTTAACCTAGTCCAGGAGTACATTCTCAATAGAGATTTTACATCGAGCATGTTTTAATCGGGGCTTAATCTGGGTCTAATAAAATGACCCTTTGTCATATTACAATGTTTATTTAAATAACTATTTTCTCTTATGAATGTTTTTGACCAATTTTCTATGTTAGGCAAGTGTGTGTTTTTAACATCTAAACCATACAATTTCAATCATTAATCAATGTGTCTGATTACATAGTGGCAAAATCAAATTTATAGAAGTTCAATTGAATATCAACTCTATCATTACATTGTAATTACATTATAATGCATTTATTACATTGTAATTCATGTTTCGTTATATTTTGTGATTATGAATGTTAgcctatattttttattttttattatgacgcatatattttattattatgatGTAGTCCATGTTATCAGCAGAACCGCCCTAAGCGTAGCCTAATAGGAAAGAGTTAATTCTTAAAATGTGTTGAGTAGCTGCTACTAAGGCTACACTGTGATTGGGCAAAAGTTCCGAGCTGGGATGGACCGCCTTTCCCACTCCGCTGTTTGTTTGCCTGCGGTCGATCACTGTATGGCAAGGTCTGCTAGCTAAATTATTGTAAATGGAAATTgcgataaaaaaataaataaacagattaGGCCTACTGAAATTGAAAAGGGTATGAGTTAACTGTAGCCTACCGCAAGCAGAGggcttttatttatttagtctTTAAGCACGCGTTCTGTCTGGTGTGGTGGTCTCGCACGAGCGTTATGTGATGACTGTCATTCAAA
This genomic window contains:
- the LOC121536139 gene encoding E3 ubiquitin-protein ligase RNF4, whose translation is MSSTTQRKRRTGAPSSSRRTAKSSRVTTTVPPRAAAAAETIAVLESSRTSSEEVVDLTCEGSDPTVVDLTNNDSVVVFDEGLRGRRGAGGESYVLSSDEEGDTNGGLSADLLSSLQASSSARSTPGTVSCPVCMDAYAEIIESGRLVVSTKCGHLFCSQCLRDSLSRSHTCPTCRKKLTHKQYHPIYI